A single window of Fischerella sp. PCC 9605 DNA harbors:
- a CDS encoding response regulator transcription factor encodes MIQVLLVEDQEVVRRGLKTLLEIKPDFQVVGEASNGQQAIDLVKTLHLISQPPDIVLMDIRMPVMDGVTATQQLCQQFPGIKILVLTTFGDAKYVAEAIRFGAKGYLLKDTPLEELAEAIRSIDKGYTQFGPGILEKIAATTASPEPAQSQELPPGFAELTSRERQVLQMIAAGSSNREIAEALFLSEGTVRNHISHILTRLNLRDRTQVAIVANAFLSYLTS; translated from the coding sequence ATGATTCAGGTTCTACTAGTCGAAGATCAAGAGGTTGTACGACGGGGTTTGAAAACCCTATTAGAAATCAAACCCGACTTTCAAGTGGTTGGAGAGGCCAGTAACGGTCAACAAGCCATTGACTTAGTTAAAACACTGCACCTCATATCTCAGCCACCAGATATTGTTCTGATGGACATTCGGATGCCAGTCATGGATGGTGTCACTGCTACTCAACAACTCTGTCAGCAGTTTCCGGGCATTAAAATTTTAGTACTTACCACCTTTGGTGATGCCAAGTACGTTGCAGAAGCCATCCGCTTTGGAGCAAAGGGATATTTGTTGAAAGATACCCCTTTAGAGGAACTGGCGGAAGCGATTCGCAGTATCGATAAAGGCTACACTCAGTTTGGCCCTGGGATTCTGGAAAAAATCGCTGCCACCACAGCCTCCCCAGAACCAGCACAATCCCAGGAACTCCCACCAGGATTTGCAGAACTTACATCCAGGGAACGGCAGGTTTTACAAATGATTGCAGCAGGTTCTAGCAATCGGGAAATTGCTGAGGCACTCTTTCTTTCAGAAGGAACGGTGAGAAACCATATCTCGCACATTCTAACTCGTCTGAATTTGCGCGATCGCACTCAAGTAGCGATTGTGGCTAATGCGTTTCTCTCATATTTAACGAGTTAA
- a CDS encoding ATP-binding response regulator has translation MNSGQSKGDILIVDDKPDNLRLLSAMLTERSYDVRAVMNGSTALMGAQAQPPDLILLDINMPDMNGYDVCQHLKANPLTQDIPIIFISALNEVLDKVKAFSVGGVDYITKPFQEEEVFARIETQLSLRQMRATLQTQNDRLQQAEAELRRALAQERELNQRIEEMTALEERNRIARDIHDSLGHSLVGLNIQMETALKLWNVDLDRAYEFLFEAKQLGSEALNAVRKSVAHIRPDPLQGQLLEKAIAALTQDFHHITGIAPECYIDLSLPFSNSVNTVVYRIVQEGLTNISKHADATAIQLQIQTTPTELSLTLQDNGRGFCIDGNQTGFGLQGVRERVLAVGGQLEITSELGNGCRITARFPRVTA, from the coding sequence ATGAATTCCGGTCAGTCCAAAGGAGATATTCTCATCGTTGATGACAAGCCGGACAACCTGCGGTTGTTGTCCGCCATGTTGACCGAGCGCAGCTATGACGTGCGGGCAGTGATGAATGGTTCAACCGCACTTATGGGAGCGCAAGCACAGCCACCGGATCTTATTCTGTTGGATATCAACATGCCCGATATGAACGGCTACGATGTCTGCCAACATCTGAAGGCGAATCCGCTCACCCAGGATATTCCCATCATCTTCATCAGTGCGCTGAATGAAGTTTTGGATAAAGTCAAAGCTTTTTCTGTTGGGGGTGTCGATTACATCACCAAACCTTTTCAAGAAGAGGAAGTCTTCGCCCGCATTGAAACACAACTCTCCTTGCGTCAAATGCGAGCGACATTACAAACTCAAAATGACCGTTTGCAGCAGGCAGAAGCCGAACTCCGCAGGGCACTGGCGCAGGAACGTGAACTCAACCAGCGCATTGAAGAAATGACTGCATTAGAAGAACGCAATCGCATTGCTCGCGATATTCATGATTCGCTGGGACACTCCTTAGTTGGGCTAAACATTCAAATGGAAACAGCGCTTAAGCTTTGGAATGTGGATCTCGATCGCGCTTATGAGTTTCTATTTGAAGCGAAACAATTAGGATCTGAGGCATTGAATGCCGTTCGCAAATCCGTTGCACATATACGCCCAGACCCCTTACAAGGTCAGTTGTTGGAGAAGGCGATCGCTGCTCTTACCCAAGATTTTCACCACATCACGGGAATTGCACCCGAATGTTATATCGATCTCTCCCTGCCCTTCTCTAACTCGGTAAATACGGTTGTGTATCGCATTGTTCAGGAAGGGTTGACAAATATTAGTAAACATGCAGATGCAACAGCCATTCAGTTGCAGATCCAAACTACACCTACTGAACTGTCGCTCACACTGCAAGATAACGGCAGGGGCTTCTGTATTGATGGCAACCAGACTGGCTTTGGACTGCAAGGAGTGCGCGAACGAGTCTTGGCAGTAGGCGGACAACTAGAAATCACCAGCGAACTTGGGAATGGTTGTAGAATTACAGCCAGATTTCCCAGGGTGACGGCATGA
- the tnpA gene encoding IS200/IS605 family transposase: MTTIYRKGAHCVFSIQLHTYFVTAYRRECLTQKMAERFQEVAANVLVKNKCILLECKGESNHIHLLLDIHPSNNISTLLGSIKSATSRILRKEFESELRPHFKNWSKGLWGDQLYIRSAGGAPLKILEEYIQSHSRG; encoded by the coding sequence ATGACAACCATTTATCGTAAAGGAGCACACTGCGTTTTCTCTATCCAGTTGCACACCTACTTTGTCACGGCTTACCGTCGAGAATGCCTGACACAAAAAATGGCTGAACGCTTCCAAGAGGTTGCAGCCAATGTGTTGGTAAAGAACAAGTGTATTTTGCTGGAATGCAAGGGTGAGAGTAATCACATCCACTTGCTGTTAGACATCCACCCAAGCAACAACATCTCAACGTTATTGGGGTCAATCAAATCTGCAACAAGCCGTATTCTTCGCAAAGAATTTGAATCTGAGTTAAGACCTCACTTTAAAAATTGGAGCAAGGGACTGTGGGGCGACCAACTTTATATTCGCTCCGCTGGAGGCGCACCTCTTAAGATTCTTGAGGAATACATCCAATCCCACAGTCGAGGGTGA
- a CDS encoding RNA-guided endonuclease InsQ/TnpB family protein: MVTTRRITFKLYPNRQQEKTLHYWRKLHCALYNAAVYNRKTQYQKFGHSVNYLEQQNCLPEFKEVWTEYKPLGSHALQATLKRVDFAFSRFFKGLGGYPKFKASCRYXGXTYXCKAGWKSETDGKNGHLNITNLGKIQMRGKARNWGLPTTCTIMFRNGAWFASITVQCSPSRETGAESVGIDLGCKDAVTLSTGEKIAKPDFIKEGQQKVKVASKKLRRKRSPLRNKKVKGSRRWKRERQKASKLQRKVARQTEDWLHKTTSNIVSGNSLVAGEKLNVKGMTAKAKKGKPKAQKAGINRSILDVGFGMIGQMLEYKLAEAGGFYVESPTQTLKPTQRCSKCWELTPKTLADRVHFCSNPSCNHTEDRDVNAAQVNIXWAXGQELSSIHAESPSSTPCGSMRQLGALRREKLRVQRSNPE, from the coding sequence ATGGTAACAACACGGCGTATCACATTCAAGCTCTATCCAAATCGTCAGCAAGAGAAGACACTTCACTACTGGCGGAAGCTTCACTGTGCTTTGTATAACGCTGCTGTGTATAACAGAAAGACCCAATATCAAAAGTTTGGTCACTCTGTTAATTACCTAGAACAACAAAACTGTCTACCCGAATTCAAGGAAGTATGGACAGAGTATAAGCCGTTGGGTTCTCATGCTCTGCAAGCTACTTTAAAGCGGGTAGACTTTGCATTTTCGAGATTTTTTAAAGGCTTAGGAGGATACCCAAAATTTAAAGCGTCCTGTCGCTATNGGGGATGNACTTACCNATGCAAGGCAGGTTGGAAATCTGAGACAGATGGGAAAAACGGGCATCTGAATATTACCAACCTGGGTAAGATTCAAATGCGAGGAAAGGCAAGAAATTGGGGGCTTCCAACAACTTGCACCATCATGTTCCGCAATGGCGCATGGTTTGCTTCCATCACTGTTCAATGCAGCCCTAGTCGCGAGACGGGAGCCGAGTCTGTTGGTATCGACTTAGGCTGTAAAGATGCTGTCACTCTTTCTACTGGCGAGAAGATAGCTAAACCTGACTTCATCAAAGAAGGACAACAGAAAGTTAAGGTAGCATCTAAAAAATTGCGACGTAAGCGTTCACCATTACGAAACAAAAAGGTAAAAGGCTCACGGCGCTGGAAACGTGAACGGCAAAAAGCTTCAAAGCTTCAGAGGAAAGTAGCAAGACAAACAGAAGATTGGTTGCACAAAACTACCAGCAACATAGTTAGCGGTAATAGCCTAGTTGCGGGTGAGAAGTTAAACGTTAAGGGGATGACAGCCAAAGCTAAGAAAGGGAAGCCCAAAGCCCAAAAAGCAGGGATTAACCGTTCCATCTTAGATGTTGGCTTCGGCATGATTGGACAAATGCTTGAGTATAAATTAGCTGAGGCAGGTGGCTTCTATGTAGAGTCTCCGACTCAAACACTCAAGCCAACTCAACGCTGTAGTAAATGTTGGGAATTAACGCCTAAAACATTAGCTGACAGAGTTCACTTTTGTTCTAATCCTAGCTGCAACCACACCGAAGATAGAGACGTTAATGCCGCTCAAGTCAATATCGNTTGGGCAANNGGGCAGGAACTGTCCTCTATACACGCGGAGTCGCCTAGCTCTACCCCATGCGGAAGTATGCGGCAACTAGGGGCGTTGAGGCGTGAGAAACTCCGGGTTCAGCGAAGCAACCCGGAGTAG
- a CDS encoding DAHL domain-containing protein, translating to MNYFLSHSPTPPLLHSSTPPKMLLPARLRLGKFLTAVSGYLLPTGAVLLLLFLWPKSQAVDSEQHLLYISNLRQIQELDARINQHVLQTRLELLPYYDPIVNELAELERNELLRVASLNPEFLTPQRP from the coding sequence TTGAATTATTTTCTCTCCCACTCCCCCACTCCCCCACTCCTCCACTCCTCCACTCCCCCCAAAATGTTATTACCTGCACGTCTACGTCTTGGTAAATTCCTAACTGCTGTGAGCGGTTATCTGCTGCCAACAGGGGCAGTGTTGCTGTTGTTGTTTTTGTGGCCTAAATCACAAGCTGTTGACTCCGAGCAACATCTGCTTTATATCAGCAATTTACGTCAAATTCAAGAACTCGATGCCCGCATCAATCAACACGTTTTACAGACGAGGTTAGAATTGCTGCCCTACTACGATCCAATTGTGAACGAGTTGGCAGAACTAGAGCGAAATGAACTACTCCGGGTTGCTTCGCTGAACCCGGAGTTTCTCACGCCTCAACGCCCCTAG
- a CDS encoding cytochrome-c peroxidase, with protein sequence MSNQVACSWNNLILIDSGMLYVLNWKKQMYQKRPMKFSLLNRRILRQVSLVALVILAILAAIWWQQIQTPKQMTVTVQRQQEIISVDEPIQPIPQKIYLNQNKVALGKKLFGDLRLSADNRISCLSCHHLSKGGADDKAFSIGVNGAIGNINAPTVYNAAFNARFNWNGRFKTLENLTEEVIQNPTLMGIQWQLLMQKLQQATEYTQAFTQNYADGLTAANVKDAIATYVRSLYTPNSRFDRYLRGNKGALTSTEKEGYRLFKAYGCVSCHQGMNVGGNLFQKFGIMGDYFRDRGNVTKADLGRYNVTQAEADMFVFRVPSLRNVALTAPYFHDGTAKTLEKAITVMAKYQLGRSLSDKDTDLIAQFLATLTREHPVSNLK encoded by the coding sequence ATGAGTAATCAAGTTGCCTGCTCCTGGAATAACCTAATCCTAATTGATTCAGGAATGCTGTATGTACTCAATTGGAAAAAGCAAATGTATCAGAAACGTCCTATGAAATTCTCGTTGCTCAATCGACGGATTTTACGACAGGTGTCTCTGGTTGCATTGGTAATCCTGGCAATATTGGCTGCAATTTGGTGGCAGCAAATCCAAACCCCCAAACAGATGACTGTAACTGTCCAAAGGCAGCAAGAAATTATTTCAGTAGACGAGCCAATTCAACCGATTCCGCAGAAGATTTACCTCAATCAAAACAAGGTTGCTTTAGGCAAGAAACTTTTTGGCGATCTGCGTCTTTCGGCAGATAATCGAATTTCCTGTCTTAGTTGCCATCATCTCAGCAAAGGAGGAGCGGATGACAAGGCTTTTTCGATAGGAGTCAACGGTGCAATTGGTAACATTAATGCACCAACCGTTTACAATGCAGCATTTAATGCCCGCTTCAATTGGAATGGCAGATTTAAGACACTGGAAAACCTTACAGAAGAAGTGATCCAAAATCCCACACTCATGGGAATCCAATGGCAGCTTTTGATGCAAAAATTGCAACAAGCGACCGAATATACACAGGCCTTTACTCAAAACTATGCCGATGGATTGACCGCAGCAAACGTCAAGGATGCGATCGCCACCTATGTGCGATCGCTATATACTCCCAACTCGCGCTTTGATCGGTACTTGCGCGGGAATAAAGGGGCCCTCACTAGCACAGAAAAAGAGGGCTATCGACTGTTTAAAGCTTACGGCTGCGTCAGCTGTCATCAAGGGATGAATGTGGGAGGCAATCTCTTCCAAAAATTCGGCATTATGGGCGATTACTTTCGCGATCGCGGCAATGTTACGAAAGCCGATTTAGGACGCTATAACGTCACCCAGGCTGAGGCAGATATGTTTGTCTTTCGAGTGCCCAGCCTCCGCAATGTTGCACTAACAGCACCCTACTTTCACGATGGCACAGCTAAGACATTAGAGAAGGCAATTACAGTGATGGCAAAATACCAGTTGGGGCGATCGCTCTCTGACAAAGACACCGACTTGATTGCCCAGTTCCTCGCGACACTGACGAGAGAACATCCAGTGTCGAATCTAAAGTAG
- a CDS encoding SDR family oxidoreductase, producing MLGARRTERLEAIASEIRDKGGVAEYRALDVTSLEQMQAFVEFAKDRFGRLDVMVNNAGVMPLSKLEVLKIDEWNRTIDVNIRGVLHGIAAALPIFKQQQSGQFVNLSSIGGHTVFPNAAVYCATKFAVWAISEGLRQESTDIRVTVISPGTTQSELASTTTDAEAAQWVEGFREAIIPADAIARAIAFAIEQPEDVDVNEIIVRPIGQSG from the coding sequence GTGTTGGGGGCACGGCGCACCGAGCGACTCGAAGCGATCGCATCCGAAATCCGCGACAAAGGCGGCGTAGCAGAATATCGCGCCCTTGATGTGACTAGCCTCGAACAGATGCAAGCCTTTGTAGAGTTTGCAAAAGATCGGTTTGGTCGCCTTGATGTGATGGTGAACAATGCAGGCGTAATGCCGCTCTCTAAGCTAGAGGTGTTGAAGATCGATGAATGGAACCGCACGATTGATGTGAACATTCGTGGCGTACTCCACGGCATTGCTGCTGCCCTGCCCATCTTCAAGCAGCAACAATCGGGACAGTTTGTGAATCTATCCTCGATCGGCGGACATACCGTTTTTCCCAATGCTGCTGTTTACTGTGCCACCAAGTTTGCAGTCTGGGCAATCTCCGAGGGACTGCGGCAAGAATCGACGGATATCCGAGTCACGGTGATTTCGCCCGGAACGACCCAATCTGAACTCGCCAGCACTACCACCGATGCTGAAGCGGCGCAGTGGGTGGAGGGATTCCGCGAGGCAATTATTCCAGCCGATGCGATCGCCCGTGCCATTGCTTTTGCGATCGAGCAGCCAGAAGATGTGGATGTCAACGAGATTATCGTTCGACCGATCGGACAGAGCGGCTAA
- a CDS encoding SDR family NAD(P)-dependent oxidoreductase, translating into MSLKGKVAIITGTSRGIGRAIALTLATAGATAIVNYASQVAKAQAVVEEIEQAGGEAIALGGDMSKLAEIEALFAKTKELYGHIDIVVHNAGDDRIAAEAALSQSGLS; encoded by the coding sequence ATGAGTCTTAAAGGAAAGGTTGCTATTATCACTGGTACTTCTCGCGGCATTGGTCGGGCTATCGCTCTCACTCTGGCTACGGCAGGGGCAACCGCGATCGTGAACTATGCTTCACAGGTCGCTAAAGCTCAAGCAGTTGTTGAAGAAATTGAGCAAGCTGGAGGTGAGGCGATCGCTCTTGGTGGCGACATGTCCAAATTGGCAGAGATAGAAGCGCTCTTTGCCAAGACTAAAGAACTGTATGGACATATCGATATTGTGGTGCACAATGCTGGTGACGATCGGATTGCTGCCGAGGCAGCCCTTAGTCAGAGCGGTCTGAGCTGA
- a CDS encoding AraC family transcriptional regulator — MAIADIALQVGFSSQSHLTQQFKRFIGMTPKQIR, encoded by the coding sequence TTGGCGATCGCAGACATTGCCTTACAAGTAGGTTTCTCCAGCCAAAGTCATTTGACGCAGCAGTTTAAGCGATTCATCGGAATGACACCCAAGCAGATTCGCTAA
- the psb34 gene encoding photosystem II assembly protein Psb34 gives MYTTVNEDGVLNNYAAEPKMYYAEYPAIWQQRKYVIQGIFATLIVTTLVLVAFSVS, from the coding sequence ATGTATACAACAGTTAACGAAGACGGCGTTCTCAACAACTATGCAGCTGAACCCAAGATGTACTATGCTGAGTACCCTGCAATTTGGCAACAACGCAAATACGTTATCCAAGGTATTTTTGCTACTTTAATTGTCACTACTCTAGTTTTGGTTGCTTTTAGTGTTAGCTAA
- a CDS encoding TRADD-N-associated membrane domain-containing protein, translating into MHLARQSFNLALFAAAVSTFMSLVGAGFLLTEKANDGAVTAAEGMAEACAMRSAC; encoded by the coding sequence GTGCACTTAGCACGCCAAAGTTTCAATCTTGCCCTATTTGCTGCCGCAGTTTCTACTTTCATGAGCTTAGTTGGCGCTGGATTTCTGCTTACAGAAAAAGCGAATGATGGTGCAGTTACCGCTGCTGAGGGAATGGCTGAAGCGTGTGCGATGCGCTCAGCTTGCTAA
- a CDS encoding sulfite oxidase — MNNKDLLNEQVYDIARADEFIGYRAKALLISRRRLVQLLAAGASAATAGLLPLHHKTNKVQAQTPKPSSIVKPTPSEFFVQNGSNLEMRWEALYNRGYLVPTAMFFVRNNNPTPQIDLATWQLKIEGSGVERPKSFTYDEILSMPSVSVIRAIECAGNGRNFFEKTYGKKIEGTPWNLGGIGVAEWTGVPLGEVLKRVGLKRTARDVMPISLDEKKIQRPFSIEKALEEDTLLVYAMNGDVLPIDHGFPMRVLVPGWVGIAHTKWVGSIQVSQTPLFSTYNTKKYVLIGEDYPVPEKLKVQGVMGQILTTQKVKSAFELPWDGQIKAGKHLIRGRSWSGEGKITKVEVSLDNGKTWQTARLREPNIASAWVRWDLEWDVRPGSYGLRARATDSSGNTQPDKIPWNDEGYSYWAVVTHPIKVV; from the coding sequence ATGAATAATAAAGATTTACTCAACGAGCAGGTTTACGACATTGCAAGAGCTGATGAGTTTATTGGATACCGTGCAAAAGCACTCTTAATCTCCCGTCGCCGTCTAGTGCAACTATTAGCGGCGGGTGCAAGTGCAGCTACTGCTGGGCTTCTACCTCTGCATCACAAAACCAACAAAGTTCAAGCACAAACACCAAAACCTTCTTCCATTGTCAAGCCAACCCCATCAGAGTTTTTTGTTCAGAATGGCAGTAATTTAGAAATGCGCTGGGAAGCCTTATACAATCGAGGGTATCTCGTGCCAACTGCCATGTTTTTTGTCCGCAATAATAACCCAACTCCCCAAATCGATTTAGCTACTTGGCAGTTAAAAATTGAAGGTTCTGGGGTTGAGCGTCCGAAATCTTTTACCTACGATGAAATTCTGTCGATGCCTTCAGTTTCTGTGATTCGAGCCATTGAGTGTGCAGGGAATGGCAGAAACTTTTTTGAAAAAACTTATGGCAAAAAGATAGAAGGAACTCCTTGGAATTTGGGAGGAATTGGAGTCGCTGAGTGGACTGGTGTTCCTTTAGGGGAGGTGTTGAAACGGGTAGGACTCAAGCGCACAGCTCGCGATGTCATGCCTATCAGTCTGGATGAAAAAAAAATCCAACGTCCTTTTTCTATTGAGAAGGCATTAGAAGAAGATACCTTGTTAGTTTATGCCATGAATGGAGATGTCCTGCCTATAGATCATGGGTTTCCCATGCGAGTTTTGGTTCCGGGTTGGGTGGGTATTGCTCATACCAAATGGGTTGGCAGCATTCAAGTTTCACAAACACCTCTGTTTTCCACATACAACACTAAGAAATATGTCTTAATTGGGGAAGATTATCCCGTTCCAGAAAAGCTGAAAGTACAAGGAGTCATGGGGCAAATCTTAACCACGCAAAAAGTCAAAAGTGCCTTTGAATTACCTTGGGATGGACAAATCAAGGCCGGAAAACATCTCATTCGTGGGCGTTCTTGGTCAGGTGAAGGAAAAATTACTAAAGTAGAGGTCAGTTTAGATAATGGTAAAACTTGGCAAACTGCCAGATTGCGGGAACCGAATATTGCCTCAGCATGGGTGCGATGGGATCTAGAGTGGGATGTTCGTCCAGGAAGCTATGGTTTGCGTGCTCGTGCCACCGATTCTAGTGGCAATACTCAACCGGATAAAATTCCTTGGAATGACGAAGGTTATAGCTATTGGGCTGTTGTCACTCATCCAATCAAAGTTGTCTGA
- a CDS encoding recombinase family protein, whose product MSQEYELPKLRSEKILPYHQEKLAVVYVRQSTLQQVLNHQESTQLQYGLVNRAQALGWSKERVLVIDDDLGKSGASTQGREGFQRLVAEVGMNHVGLILGIEMSRLARSSKDWHQLLEICALFRTLIADLDGVYDPSNYNDRLLLGLKGTMSEAELHMIKQRMVQGKLNKAQRGELNFLLPTGYVRRPSGEVAFDPDEQVQQVVRLIFRKFEELGTLNAVLRYLVKNDIQIGIRAPTGLNKGDLEWHRPHRMTLQNLLKNPLYAGAYAYGRRQIDPRKQQLGRPSTGRVVIAPDNWHVLLPGCYPAYISWEQYQWNLARLKSNQATAEELGAVRHGSSILSGLLICGRCGRRMAVEYSQAYHHRYVCCQQAVDYGGEKCQQLAGAALDQFVSQQVLQALEPAALELSLQAALHLEQERSELDQLWQKRLERAAFETERAGRHYRLVEPENRLVARQLATEWEEKLALQQSLREDYQRFCHQQPRLLSNTEREAIRQLAQNIPALWLASTTTNAQRKEIIRQVIAKITVEVIGDSEQVQIIIEWVGGTCTKHSIVRPVAKLTQLSQYHQLCERLKNLTTQGLSHEEIAQCLNSEGYHPPKRRATFNRQGVCELKRHLGLSGKHSCSTHQDDLGEAEWWLPDLARMIGMPNITLYNWVKRGWVKARQQEKPPRSWIIWADAAEIERLRQRRLLPLGYATRQKWLNQMPAVSTHINSATT is encoded by the coding sequence ATGAGCCAGGAATATGAATTGCCAAAATTGCGCTCGGAAAAAATTCTGCCCTATCACCAAGAAAAATTGGCAGTAGTCTACGTTCGACAGTCAACCCTGCAACAAGTACTCAATCATCAAGAGTCAACACAACTCCAATATGGCTTAGTTAATCGTGCACAAGCTTTAGGTTGGAGTAAAGAACGGGTGTTAGTAATTGATGATGATTTAGGAAAATCCGGAGCCAGCACACAGGGCAGAGAAGGATTTCAACGATTAGTTGCAGAAGTCGGAATGAATCATGTAGGACTGATTCTCGGAATAGAGATGTCAAGACTAGCACGTTCATCCAAAGATTGGCATCAACTATTAGAAATCTGTGCCTTGTTCAGAACGCTAATTGCAGATTTGGATGGAGTATATGATCCTAGCAATTACAACGACCGCTTACTTCTGGGATTAAAAGGAACAATGAGTGAAGCGGAACTGCACATGATTAAGCAAAGGATGGTGCAGGGCAAGCTCAATAAAGCACAACGAGGAGAACTAAACTTTTTACTGCCAACTGGTTATGTCCGCCGCCCTTCTGGAGAAGTCGCATTTGACCCAGACGAACAAGTTCAGCAAGTAGTTCGACTAATATTTCGGAAGTTTGAGGAACTGGGTACTTTAAATGCCGTCCTGCGATACTTAGTAAAAAACGATATCCAAATTGGAATTCGAGCTCCAACAGGACTAAATAAAGGAGATTTAGAATGGCATCGTCCTCATCGCATGACTTTGCAAAACCTACTCAAAAATCCGTTGTATGCAGGTGCTTATGCGTATGGTCGTCGTCAAATAGATCCCCGCAAGCAACAGCTGGGACGACCAAGTACTGGAAGAGTTGTGATTGCTCCAGACAATTGGCATGTGTTGTTACCAGGTTGCTATCCTGCCTATATTTCCTGGGAGCAGTATCAGTGGAATTTGGCACGATTGAAGTCTAACCAGGCAACAGCTGAGGAATTAGGTGCAGTACGCCACGGGTCTTCAATATTGTCGGGCTTGTTGATTTGTGGTAGGTGTGGTCGTCGCATGGCTGTTGAGTACAGTCAGGCGTATCATCATCGCTATGTATGTTGCCAACAGGCAGTTGATTATGGCGGCGAAAAGTGTCAGCAACTAGCAGGAGCCGCACTTGATCAGTTTGTTAGCCAACAGGTTTTACAAGCGCTTGAGCCTGCGGCTTTAGAATTATCTTTGCAGGCAGCATTGCATCTTGAACAAGAGCGCTCTGAGCTTGACCAATTATGGCAAAAGCGACTGGAAAGAGCTGCTTTTGAAACTGAGCGAGCAGGACGGCACTATCGATTGGTTGAACCAGAAAACCGATTGGTAGCACGTCAACTAGCCACCGAATGGGAAGAAAAATTGGCTCTACAGCAGTCATTACGAGAAGATTACCAACGATTCTGCCATCAGCAACCTCGTTTGCTCTCAAATACTGAGCGTGAGGCAATTCGCCAATTAGCTCAAAATATTCCGGCTTTATGGCTTGCATCAACTACAACCAATGCTCAACGCAAAGAGATTATTCGACAGGTAATTGCAAAAATTACTGTTGAGGTTATTGGTGATAGTGAGCAAGTTCAAATTATTATCGAATGGGTGGGAGGTACTTGCACAAAACATAGTATCGTTCGTCCTGTTGCCAAACTGACGCAACTTTCACAATATCACCAGCTTTGCGAACGTCTCAAGAATCTGACAACTCAAGGATTAAGTCATGAAGAAATCGCTCAATGCTTGAACTCAGAAGGCTATCATCCCCCAAAACGCCGTGCCACCTTTAATCGTCAGGGTGTCTGCGAATTAAAACGACACTTGGGTTTGTCCGGTAAGCATTCTTGTTCTACTCACCAAGATGACCTTGGGGAAGCAGAATGGTGGTTACCAGATTTGGCTCGTATGATTGGGATGCCCAATATTACGCTTTACAATTGGGTCAAACGTGGTTGGGTCAAGGCCAGACAGCAAGAGAAACCGCCAAGAAGCTGGATTATTTGGGCTGATGCCGCAGAAATTGAGCGTCTGCGCCAACGTCGTTTGCTACCGCTTGGCTATGCTACCCGCCAAAAATGGCTTAATCAAATGCCCGCTGTGTCTACCCACATCAATTCAGCTACAACTTAG
- a CDS encoding isoaspartyl peptidase/L-asparaginase, producing MTNELSIKSTTSKASKVTGEAGCILLDHQGRVGWAYNSQDMAVAYMTYMTTELDRAAVFTKKECRQL from the coding sequence GTGACCAATGAGCTAAGTATAAAATCAACAACTTCAAAAGCATCTAAGGTTACAGGAGAAGCTGGGTGTATTCTTCTAGACCATCAAGGACGGGTTGGCTGGGCGTATAACTCGCAGGATATGGCAGTTGCATATATGACTTATATGACTACAGAACTGGACAGAGCGGCTGTGTTTACCAAGAAAGAATGCAGGCAGTTGTAG